In one window of Legionella fallonii LLAP-10 DNA:
- a CDS encoding MinD/ParA family protein produces the protein MSKINKSIKDQASGLRNLSRTKPVKVIAVTAGKGGVGKSNVSVNLAVALAQLNKSVMLLDADLGLANIDIMLGLHTKYNLSHVIQGVCHLSDIILQGPNGIRVIPAASGTEFMTQLTQAEHAGLIDAFNELTDDLDYMIIDTAAGISDTVLSFTRSSQELIVVVCDEPTSLTDAYALIKVMSKRYEWTHFHILANMVRNLKDGRDLFNKLLRVSEQFLDVHLDYLGAIPFDEHVHKAVKKQKPVLMAYPESDATAALRDLAENVSNWPFKSLLGGNTSFFLERLVSGDF, from the coding sequence ATGTCTAAAATCAACAAAAGCATTAAAGATCAGGCTTCTGGTCTTAGGAATTTGTCGCGGACTAAGCCTGTTAAGGTCATAGCAGTCACAGCAGGTAAAGGAGGGGTTGGCAAAAGTAATGTCTCAGTTAATTTAGCCGTTGCTTTAGCTCAGCTCAATAAAAGTGTGATGCTATTGGATGCCGATTTGGGATTAGCTAATATTGATATTATGTTAGGACTACATACAAAATATAATTTATCCCATGTAATTCAAGGAGTTTGTCATTTAAGCGATATTATTTTACAAGGGCCTAATGGGATTAGGGTCATTCCAGCCGCTTCTGGTACTGAGTTTATGACTCAACTCACTCAAGCAGAGCATGCGGGGTTAATTGATGCTTTTAATGAGTTAACGGATGATTTGGATTATATGATTATTGATACTGCGGCGGGAATTTCCGATACAGTATTAAGCTTTACCCGATCATCTCAAGAATTAATTGTGGTTGTTTGCGATGAACCTACTTCATTAACCGATGCTTATGCTTTAATTAAAGTAATGAGTAAGCGCTATGAATGGACTCATTTCCATATTTTGGCCAATATGGTTAGAAATTTAAAGGATGGACGCGATTTATTTAATAAATTACTTAGAGTTTCCGAACAATTTCTTGATGTTCATCTAGACTATTTAGGAGCGATTCCTTTTGATGAGCATGTGCATAAAGCGGTAAAGAAACAAAAACCGGTATTAATGGCCTACCCTGAATCTGATGCCACAGCAGCATTAAGGGATTTAGCAGAAAATGTTAGCAATTGGCCATTTAAATCATTATTAGGTGGTAACACGAGTTTCTTTTTAGAACGATTAGTATCAGGTGATTTTTAA
- a CDS encoding RNA polymerase sigma factor FliA has product MDALAAYSKVNQQTQETLVKGHAILVKRIAHHLLGRLPQSVQLDDLIQAGMLGLLEAARHYDSSKGASFETYAGIRIRGHMLDEVRRNDWVPRSVYRNSRMISEAVKQVEHRLGREAKDYEVAEELDIPLNEYHEMLQDSASSHLYGFDDLGVTDDLLYAEGGGESTEPHVNALHSDLMSRLTDVIGGLPHKERVVLSLYYEQDLNLKEIGEVLEVSESRISQILSQATHRIKSRLLE; this is encoded by the coding sequence GTGGATGCTTTAGCTGCATACAGCAAGGTAAATCAACAAACCCAGGAAACACTGGTAAAGGGACATGCTATATTAGTTAAGCGTATTGCTCATCATTTGCTTGGACGTTTACCACAAAGTGTTCAACTTGATGATTTAATACAGGCTGGGATGCTTGGTTTATTGGAAGCTGCAAGACATTATGATTCGTCTAAGGGGGCTTCATTTGAGACTTATGCTGGAATTCGTATCCGAGGGCATATGCTTGATGAAGTAAGACGTAATGATTGGGTACCTCGATCAGTTTATCGTAATTCGAGAATGATTTCTGAGGCTGTAAAACAGGTGGAGCACCGATTAGGGCGTGAAGCTAAGGACTATGAAGTAGCCGAAGAGTTGGATATTCCTTTGAATGAATACCATGAAATGCTGCAGGATTCTGCCAGCAGTCATTTATATGGTTTTGATGACTTGGGGGTAACAGATGATCTTTTGTATGCAGAAGGAGGAGGGGAGTCGACTGAGCCTCATGTCAATGCGCTACACAGTGACTTAATGAGTCGCTTAACGGATGTCATCGGGGGATTACCTCATAAGGAACGTGTTGTATTGTCCTTATATTATGAACAGGATTTGAATTTGAAAGAAATTGGAGAGGTTTTAGAAGTCAGTGAGTCTCGAATTTCGCAAATTCTTAGTCAAGCAACCCACCGTATCAAATCACGGTTATTGGAATAA
- a CDS encoding flagellar motor protein has protein sequence MDALTLIGLLTGFLAIIMGQMIEGGNIHSLLNEAALLIVLGGTLGAVMVQTPMHTFLRAFRILPWILRPPRIGFDEYRNLLIELARKARQLGLLSLEDHLEVEKNPIVNKGLELLVLGVDKITIRQVLESEIDHDESQDLRAAQVFESMGGYSPTIGILGAVLGLIQVMRNLADPGSLGLGIAVAFVATIYGVGLANLIFLPVASKLKSCIARKVHFDEMLVEGLVAIAGGESPNMLQLKLNNFGQHKKHEIKTQ, from the coding sequence ATGGATGCACTAACACTTATAGGTTTATTAACTGGTTTTCTTGCTATTATCATGGGACAAATGATTGAGGGGGGAAATATACACTCCCTCCTCAATGAGGCGGCTTTACTCATTGTTTTGGGTGGGACTTTGGGCGCAGTAATGGTACAAACGCCTATGCACACCTTTTTGAGAGCGTTTAGAATTTTACCCTGGATTCTCAGACCTCCTCGAATTGGTTTTGATGAATACAGAAATTTGTTAATTGAATTAGCTCGAAAAGCACGCCAATTAGGATTGCTTTCTTTGGAAGATCATTTAGAGGTAGAAAAAAATCCTATAGTAAATAAAGGTCTTGAGTTATTGGTTCTTGGTGTAGATAAGATAACTATTAGACAAGTTTTGGAGTCAGAGATAGATCATGATGAATCTCAAGATTTACGTGCTGCGCAAGTTTTTGAAAGCATGGGGGGATATAGTCCTACCATAGGAATTTTGGGCGCTGTTTTAGGATTGATTCAAGTAATGAGGAATTTAGCCGATCCTGGAAGTTTGGGGTTAGGTATTGCTGTAGCGTTTGTGGCTACCATTTATGGTGTGGGTTTAGCTAATCTTATATTCTTGCCTGTGGCGAGTAAGTTAAAAAGTTGTATCGCCCGCAAGGTACATTTTGATGAAATGCTTGTAGAAGGACTGGTGGCTATAGCCGGAGGTGAAAGTCCTAATATGCTACAACTGAAATTGAACAACTTTGGCCAGCATAAAAAACATGAGATCAAGACGCAATAA
- a CDS encoding flagellar motor protein MotB → MRSRRNKQEEHIDSHRWVVSYADFITLLFAFFVVMYAISSVNVSKYRSLSDGMKSAFNKKDQNKATESTDKKADGPNDKKTSGKYRDGLDDLNKSLSELESGDFKISRQEGWIEMDIKAGSMFANGTADLTPEALVKLMQLAAKVKDLPYPIVVEGYTDDVPIETPQFPSNWELSATRAATVARILNSYGISNDRLLVTGYGDQYPIADNSTEEGRSQNRRVDIIIAKNRGVDRLTNPEMGQPHNVMFNVGPAVDPIVVPKAATNQQDPVKKENK, encoded by the coding sequence ATGAGATCAAGACGCAATAAACAAGAAGAGCATATTGATAGTCACCGATGGGTTGTATCCTATGCGGATTTTATTACCCTTCTATTTGCCTTTTTCGTGGTGATGTATGCTATTTCTTCGGTTAACGTATCTAAATACCGTTCACTTTCAGATGGAATGAAATCAGCATTTAATAAAAAAGATCAAAATAAAGCGACTGAATCAACTGATAAAAAAGCTGATGGTCCCAACGATAAAAAGACCAGTGGTAAGTATAGAGATGGTCTTGATGATCTAAATAAGTCACTGTCTGAACTAGAGAGTGGTGATTTTAAAATTAGCCGGCAAGAAGGTTGGATCGAGATGGATATTAAAGCCGGTTCTATGTTTGCCAACGGAACGGCTGATTTAACCCCCGAAGCATTGGTGAAACTAATGCAACTTGCTGCTAAAGTAAAAGATCTTCCTTATCCTATTGTGGTTGAGGGTTATACAGATGATGTACCTATAGAAACCCCTCAATTTCCATCGAATTGGGAGTTATCAGCAACCCGAGCAGCTACTGTTGCTCGTATTTTAAACAGTTATGGAATCTCTAATGATCGCCTTTTAGTGACTGGATATGGAGATCAGTACCCTATTGCAGATAACTCGACTGAAGAAGGACGAAGCCAGAATCGACGGGTAGATATAATTATTGCTAAAAATAGGGGGGTTGATAGATTGACTAATCCTGAAATGGGCCAGCCACATAATGTGATGTTCAATGTAGGTCCAGCAGTAGACCCAATAGTAGTTCCTAAAGCAGCAACAAACCAACAAGATCCGGTTAAAAAGGAAAATAAATGA
- a CDS encoding DUF2802 domain-containing protein, translating to MINIVLFFNVIIFLCIGSFLLSHRKQLIVLRENMNSLEQSMAQIVKDHPILVSADLLFAKQLREINAQLISMDNQLQDLENKRDNDGGYQHALRILEMGGDRDEIISSCHLSNAEAELLMNLQAYRSALKV from the coding sequence ATGATAAATATCGTTCTGTTCTTTAATGTCATTATTTTTTTATGCATAGGCAGTTTTTTATTAAGTCATAGAAAACAATTAATTGTTTTACGAGAAAATATGAACTCATTAGAACAATCTATGGCGCAGATTGTAAAAGATCATCCAATCCTCGTTAGCGCTGATTTATTATTTGCCAAACAATTAAGAGAAATTAATGCGCAGTTAATTAGTATGGATAATCAACTACAGGATTTAGAAAATAAACGTGATAATGATGGCGGCTATCAGCATGCATTGAGGATATTGGAAATGGGGGGCGATAGAGATGAAATTATTTCCAGTTGCCACTTATCTAATGCAGAAGCCGAGTTGTTAATGAATTTGCAAGCGTATCGATCTGC